The proteins below come from a single Peromyscus leucopus breed LL Stock chromosome 13, UCI_PerLeu_2.1, whole genome shotgun sequence genomic window:
- the LOC114696413 gene encoding myosin regulatory light chain 12B, with amino-acid sequence MSSKKAKTKTTKKRPQRATSNVFAMFDQSQIQEFKEAFNMIDQNRDGFIDKEDLHDMLASLGKNPTDAYLDAMMNEAPGPINFTMFLTMFGEKLNGTDPEDVIRNAFACFDEEATGTIQEDYLRELLTTMGDRFTDEEVDELYREAPIDKKGNFNYIEFTRILKHGAKDKDD; translated from the exons ATGTCGAGCAAAAAGGCCAAGACCAAGACCACCAAGAAGCGCCCTCAGCGCGCAACCTCCAATGTGTTCGCCATGTTTGACCAGTCCCAGATCCAAGAGTTCAAAGAGGCCTTCAACATGATCGACCAGAACCGGGATGGCTTCATCGACAAGGAGGACTTGCACGACATGCTTGCTTCTCTAG GGAAGAATCCCACCGACGCCTACCTGGATGCCATGATGAATGAGGCCCCGGGCCCCATCAACTTCACCATGTTCCTCACCATGTTTGGAGAGAAGCTGAATGGCACGGACCCCGAAGATGTCATCCGAAATGCCTTCGCTTGCTTTGACGAGGAAGCAACAG GCACCATCCAGGAGGATTACCTGAGGGAGCTGCTGACCACCATGGGCGATCGGttcacagatgaggaagtggATGAGCTGTACAGGGAGGCTCCCATTGACAAAAAGGGGAACTTCAACTACATCGAGTTCACGCGCATCCTCAAGCACGGAGCAAAAGACAAAGACGACTGA